The Heliorestis convoluta genome includes the window CGTAATGCAAATATCACAGCAATATTAGCTAGAAAAATATCTAAAGTAAAAACTAGAGTTATTATAAGAGAAGCAAATATTACACCTTTATCATTACAAGCTTCTAAAGGAACAAATATAAAAAGTAATATTACTTCGAACTGCTATTTAATCAAAAAGATCTATCCATGGGCTGATACTATAATAGCGGTTAGTCAGGGAGTTGCACATCACCTTACTAATACCTATGGTGTAGCATCTAAGAAAATAAGGACAATATATAACCCTGTAGTAACTCCCGAGCTTATATATAAATCTAAAGAGCCAGTTAGTCATCCTTGGTTTGGAGTAAACGAGCCTCCTGTGATTTTAGCAGCAGGTAGGTTAACCAAACAGAAAGATTTCCCCACTTTAATTAAAGCTTTTTCTATCGTACGTGAACGAAAGAACACAAGGTTAATCATTCTCGGAGAAGGCGAAGAAAGAATAGGGTTAGAAAATTTAATAAAAAAAATGGGTCTAGAAAGCGAGATTTCCCTACCTGGATTTACCCAAAACCCTTTTGCGTATATGTCTAAAGCAAAACTATTTGTCCTTTCATCCTTATGGGAAGGACTTCCAGGGGTATTGATTCAAGCAATGGCTTGTGGCACACCTGTTGTAAGTACCGAATGCCCAAGTGGGCCTGCTGAAATACTAGAAAATGGGCGATACGGAATATTAGTTCCTGTTGGAGATGAATTTAACCTAGCAAATGCAATAGAAAAAGCACTTAATGAGTCACCTGATTCTAGCACCTTAATTAAGAGAGCGAACTTTTTTTCACTGTCCGAGAAAACAGATGAATACTTAAAAGAATTACAATAGACGAAGAGCCAGTACAGTTTTAGTTTCGTTTTATTTAATAATTTTTTTATGGGTTGACAAACAGATTAAGGGGTTTTATAAACCTATGTATATAAGGAGACAAAAAGGTTGAAAGTTTTTTATATCACAATGCAATTTCCTGTTCCTTCAGAAACATTTGCATCTAATGATATAAAAATGTTAATAGCAAAAGGTATAGATGTTCAAGTTTTTTCACTTTTAAGATCGCTGAAAGAATCGAAAAAACTTATTCATGAAAGATCTTTACAAGATGTGCCTATTAGTAATTCTACAATTTCTAAAAACCTTAAAGGTATCTTTTATGGAATAATTAGCTTTAGGAAAACAATAAATATAATAAAGTTTATTATTAAAAACAATAGAAAAATATCTGAAATAATTAAAAGTCTGATATTATTACCAAGGATACTCTCGATTTACCAGTCGATAATTAACAACAAGCCAAACGTTGTGCATTTATTCTGGGGGCACTATCCATCGCTTATTGGGTATTTAATATTAAAATATAATCCTGAAATTGTACTGACTACTTTTTTGGGAGCATATGACTTGGAAATGAAATACAAACCAAGCGAAGTTATTGCGAAAAATGCTAGCAAAGTATTTACCCATGCTCAGGTAAATGTAATAACAATTTGTGATATGGGAGTAAAGCTAGATAATATTTGTGTTTCATACAGAGGTGTTGATATAAATAATCTTAACAATAAAGGTTTATTAAGAAAAAAAGCAGGTAGGATTGTTTGTGCTGGTAGATTAATTGAATCTAAAAGAATAAAAGAAGTAATAAAGATTTTTTCTAAAGTAAAAAATATATTTCCATTTGCTTCTTTAGTAATACTAGGCGATGGTCCTCAAAAACATGACTTGCAAAAACTTGCGGTACAATTAGGAGTAAGTGATTCTATTCAATTTAAAGGCCATGTCTCTCAAAAAGAAGTATTTGCAGATTTTCTAAAGTCTGAGATATTTATATTCATGTCTAAAAAAAAGGGGGAGAGACTCCCAAATGTGGTCAAAGAAGCAATGTTAGCTCGAAGTATTTGCCTTGTATCTGAGACACCAGGAATTGGGGAATTGATAAGTGATGGAATCACAGGTTATATCATAAAAGGAGATATTGACGAAGTTGCAAATAAAATTTCATATATATTCAATAATAAACAGGAAT containing:
- a CDS encoding glycosyltransferase family 4 protein; the encoded protein is MKVFYITMQFPVPSETFASNDIKMLIAKGIDVQVFSLLRSLKESKKLIHERSLQDVPISNSTISKNLKGIFYGIISFRKTINIIKFIIKNNRKISEIIKSLILLPRILSIYQSIINNKPNVVHLFWGHYPSLIGYLILKYNPEIVLTTFLGAYDLEMKYKPSEVIAKNASKVFTHAQVNVITICDMGVKLDNICVSYRGVDINNLNNKGLLRKKAGRIVCAGRLIESKRIKEVIKIFSKVKNIFPFASLVILGDGPQKHDLQKLAVQLGVSDSIQFKGHVSQKEVFADFLKSEIFIFMSKKKGERLPNVVKEAMLARSICLVSETPGIGELISDGITGYIIKGDIDEVANKISYIFNNKQELIHIGLNARNFIVNHFDIEKTIMDYINVWEDTLVNKKNVL
- a CDS encoding glycosyltransferase, yielding MINSNKFTIFVPTLIGGGAERMMVNIARGIVEKGYDVDLVLVKAVGPYLSEVPKKVKVIDLNAFSTYASLPKLINYLRIEQPKSILSTLRNANITAILARKISKVKTRVIIREANITPLSLQASKGTNIKSNITSNCYLIKKIYPWADTIIAVSQGVAHHLTNTYGVASKKIRTIYNPVVTPELIYKSKEPVSHPWFGVNEPPVILAAGRLTKQKDFPTLIKAFSIVRERKNTRLIILGEGEERIGLENLIKKMGLESEISLPGFTQNPFAYMSKAKLFVLSSLWEGLPGVLIQAMACGTPVVSTECPSGPAEILENGRYGILVPVGDEFNLANAIEKALNESPDSSTLIKRANFFSLSEKTDEYLKELQ